TCGTCCGCTGTGAATCCATGCTAGGGAGGAGAATTTCCAGGCGCACTTCTACATCGGTGTGCGGGAATTACGCATGTGTTGAAGGGAACTATACGAAGGTATCGAAGAGGAGCTGCGCGCAGCACTTTGTCGGGCAGTGACTTGTCGTGCAGTAGGCGCGAACCGTAACTTTCAGAAGTTCGGCTGTTCAGGGTTTCAAGAGCAGGGCGGTCTCGATGCAGTCCAGCAACTGTTCGGCTTCGAACGGCTTGGGCAGGCAGGCGATCACGCCGGGCATGTCCGTGCTGATGCGCGGCCGCTCGCTGGGGTATGCGGTAATGAATATCACCGGAAGGTCCAGGCCACGGGTACGCAGCGTCTCATAGAGCTCCACGCCACACATGTCCGGCATCTGGATATCGGAGATCAGGCAGTTGGCCAGTTCCAGGCCGTCGGAGCCCAGGAATTCGCGGGCTCCGCCATAGGTGCGTGCCAGATAACCGGTGGCGCGCAGCAGGCCTTCCAGCGCGGTGCGAAGGGACTCATCGTCGTCGACTACTGCAATGACAGCCTTATTGCGCATTTGCTTCCTCTGGGGCGCTCGTGGCGGCGCCTGCCGTACTTGCAAGATACGCCATCGAACAAGTCGGAGAAGTATACCTAGGTATAGATGGGCAATGCTTGGGTATGAATATTCCGGTATACAGTCTGATCTCGATGATGTTCGCTGCGATAAGTTTGCCGTAGCAATACCCAGGTATCGGTTCGGATAGCCAACGGATGGTGATATTGCACCCATGTACAACTGACCCCATGGTTACGCCTGAATAATCTGGAGTCACATCGCAAGCCTGGAGAAGTGAGCGGGCACAGCGAAAAGCTGTTCGAATCCAACTTCACCTGGAGGGCGGACCCATGAACAGAAATGATCTGCGACATGCCGATATCAACTTGCTGGTTGTCTTCGAGACCATGATGCGCGAGCGCAACGTGACCCGGGCGGGTGAACGTCTGTTTCTCTGCCAGACCACTGTCAGCAGCGCGCTGAACCGGTTGCGGGCAATGTTCGACGATCCGTTGTTCATTCGCAGCGGGCGGGCGATGGAGCCCACCGCGCGGGCCGAGGAAATCCACGCGCGCCTGGGGCCAGCCCTGGACGGCATTGCCCTGGCCCTGAGCTGCACCCAGGAGTTCGACCCGCGCACCAGCGAAGAGATCTTCCATGTCGGGCTGTGCGACGAAGTCGAATACGTGCTGCTGCCCCGGCTGATGCAGCAGCTTCGCACCGAGGCGCCGAATGTCACGCTCGTCGTGCGGCGGGTGGATGCGTGGCAACTGCCACAACTGTTGGTCGCCGGGGATATCTCCCTGGGGATCGGCCAGGCGCAGGAACTGCCGGCCAGTGCCCATTGCCGCAGCCTGCGCCCGGTACAGCCGATGCTGCTGCGCGCTGATTTGTCGGCGGGACCGGTGAGCCTCGATGAGTTCTGCCGGCGCCCCCATGTGGCGGTGTCCGCGCAGGGCAAGATGATCGACGACATCGATCGTACCCTGGCGCGCCATGACCGGAAGCGCAGGGTGGTGCTGGCGGTGCCGCAGTTCAGTGCCTTGCCGGCGCTGCTGGCCGGCAGCGATATGCTCGCCATCGTGCCCGACTACGTGGCCCAGGTGATGGCGCGGGTAGAAGGACTGCGTGCTGAATACGCGCCGCTGCCGCTGTCGAGCCCGGACCTCTCCATGGCCTGGCGCGGCACCAGCCATGCCGACCCGCGCGAGCGCTGGCTGCGTTCCTGCTTCGCCCGTCACCTGGCCCGGCAGCCGGAGCGTTCGCTGGCGCTGTCCGCGGCCTGAGCGAGGCTGACTCGATGGGTAAGGCTCAGCGGGTGAAGCGGCTGCGATAGTCGCGCGGAGAGATCGTCAGGTGGCGCCGGAAGGTGGTGCGCAGCCGCTCCTCGTCAGCGAAGCCGCAGGCGCGGGCGATCTGCTCGATGTTGCGCGAGGAGTTTTCCAGCAGGCGCTTCGCCGCTTCCAGGCGGAACAGTTCGATGGCCTTGGCCGGCGTGCGCCCGGTGCGTTCCTTGTATACGCGGGAGAAGTTACGCAGGCTCATCTTCGCCTGTTCGGCGAGGCGTTCCACGGTCAGTTCCGGGTCGTCCAGGTTCTCCGCCAGCCACAGGTGCAGCTCATCGAATGCCGAGCTGTCCTGGGTCTGCAATTGCAGCAAGGTGCTGTACTGCGCCTGTCCGCCAGGGCGCTTGAGGTAGACCACCAGTTCGCGCGCCGCCTGCATGCTGACCTCGCGGCCGCAGTCGGCTTCCACCAGCGCCAGTGCCAGGTCTATGCCGGCGGTGACACCCGCGGAGGTCCAGACCGCACCCTGCTGGATGAAGAGCGCATCGGCATCCACCTCCAGGGCCGGGAAGCGCTGTTGCAGGGTGTCACACATGGCCCAGTGGGTCGCGGCGCGGCAGCCGTCGAGCAGCCCGGCCTTGGCCAGTAGGAAGGCGCCGCTGCACACAGACGCCACCCGGCGCACTTTGGGGGCCGCGTGGTTGAGCCAGGCCGCCAGTTCGCTGTGGCTGTCGAGGGTGTCGCAGATGTCCGGAGCGCCGGGGACGACCAGGGTATCGATCTCGGCGAGGTCGAGTTCATGCAGGGCGCTGGTGTCCACCGACAGTCCTTCGACGGTGCTCGTCAGCCCGCCGCGCAGGCTCGCCGTCAGCAGGCGGTAGCCGGGCCGGCCGCTCTGGGCCAGGGCCTTGCCGGCGGCCCAGAACACGGTCTGGGCGCCGCTGAGGTCGAGCAGACCCATCTGCGGGTAGGCGACGAAGGCGATGGTTATCGGCGTCGTCGCGGGGAGCGGGTGAGGGGGAGCAAAGGCGCTTGCCATCGGGGTTCTGCCTGTTCGGGTGGCTGGGTGAAACTGGGGCGACGGCCGGATGCTTCAAGGGGCGCGGGTGTGGCCGATATTCAGGGGTTTCTGTCCTGGCGGCGCTTCGCTCCGTCAGGCTAGCCTTGCTCGCAGCATCGTCATGGCCGACATTCTGAAGACACCGGCCCGGCTCCTATGACCATTGGGCTGGCGTTTTGCCGCGTGCCCCATCATGGACTAGATTTTTTGACCTGCACACCGCGAGTGTCGCGTTCCTCAAGGAGGCAATATGAGCTCGTCGTCGCATTCCAATCCGCCGCACGGCCCGAAGGAGCCGGTGGTCTATGTGGTCGACGACGACGAGTCCATGCGCCTCGCCCTCGATGGTCTGCTGCGTTCCATCGGCTTGCAGGCGCAGACTTTCGATTCCACCCAGGCTTTTCTGTCTTTTCCCCGGAGTGATGCTCCCAGTTGCCTGGTGCTTGACGTGCGCCTGCGCGGCGAGAGCGGCCTGGCGTTCCAGGAGCAGATGGAGAAGAGCGGGGTGCGCATGCCCATCGTGTTCATGACCGGCCACGGCGATATCGCCATGACGGTCAAGGCCATGAAGGCCGGCGCCGTGGATTTTCTCGCCAAGCCTTTCCGCGACCAGGACATGCTCGACGCCGTGGCCAGCGCCCTGGCCCGCGATGGCGAGCGGTTGCAGGCCGAGCAGTCCGGCGCTGCGCTGCGCCAGGCCTTCGAGGCGCTGACCCAGCGGGAGCGCGAGGTATTGCGCTTCGTCGTCGCGGGGCTGATGAACAAGCAGATCGCCGCCGAGCTCAACCTCAGCGAGGTGACCGTGAAGGTGCACCGCGGCCAGGTGATGAAGAAGCTGGCCGCGCGCTCGGTCGCCGACCTGGTGCGCATGGCCGAGGCATTGGGTGTCGAGCCGTTGCAGCGGACGACCTGAGCACCGTCACGCATATCGCATAACAGTCGCTGACCACCGCTCGGGGGCAGCGGAATTCCCGTCAGAGGTTGCCGCGCCGATGGCCAGCAAACAGAAGATCTTGTGGGACGACGGCGAGCGGGTGTTCTGCCGCGCCTACCCATCCGGTGACCGCGGCGCCAGCGTGCTTCTGGTCCGCCCGGCCGCCGAACATCCCTTGCCCGCCACGCTCGAACGGCTGGCCCACGAGTACAGCCTGCGCGACGAACTGCACAGCGCCTGGGCGCTGCGCCCGCAGGCGCTGCATCGCGAGGGCGGA
This Pseudomonas sp. ATCC 13867 DNA region includes the following protein-coding sequences:
- a CDS encoding response regulator transcription factor, whose translation is MRNKAVIAVVDDDESLRTALEGLLRATGYLARTYGGAREFLGSDGLELANCLISDIQMPDMCGVELYETLRTRGLDLPVIFITAYPSERPRISTDMPGVIACLPKPFEAEQLLDCIETALLLKP
- a CDS encoding LysR substrate-binding domain-containing protein; this translates as MNRNDLRHADINLLVVFETMMRERNVTRAGERLFLCQTTVSSALNRLRAMFDDPLFIRSGRAMEPTARAEEIHARLGPALDGIALALSCTQEFDPRTSEEIFHVGLCDEVEYVLLPRLMQQLRTEAPNVTLVVRRVDAWQLPQLLVAGDISLGIGQAQELPASAHCRSLRPVQPMLLRADLSAGPVSLDEFCRRPHVAVSAQGKMIDDIDRTLARHDRKRRVVLAVPQFSALPALLAGSDMLAIVPDYVAQVMARVEGLRAEYAPLPLSSPDLSMAWRGTSHADPRERWLRSCFARHLARQPERSLALSAA
- a CDS encoding GlxA family transcriptional regulator; the encoded protein is MASAFAPPHPLPATTPITIAFVAYPQMGLLDLSGAQTVFWAAGKALAQSGRPGYRLLTASLRGGLTSTVEGLSVDTSALHELDLAEIDTLVVPGAPDICDTLDSHSELAAWLNHAAPKVRRVASVCSGAFLLAKAGLLDGCRAATHWAMCDTLQQRFPALEVDADALFIQQGAVWTSAGVTAGIDLALALVEADCGREVSMQAARELVVYLKRPGGQAQYSTLLQLQTQDSSAFDELHLWLAENLDDPELTVERLAEQAKMSLRNFSRVYKERTGRTPAKAIELFRLEAAKRLLENSSRNIEQIARACGFADEERLRTTFRRHLTISPRDYRSRFTR
- a CDS encoding response regulator transcription factor: MSSSSHSNPPHGPKEPVVYVVDDDESMRLALDGLLRSIGLQAQTFDSTQAFLSFPRSDAPSCLVLDVRLRGESGLAFQEQMEKSGVRMPIVFMTGHGDIAMTVKAMKAGAVDFLAKPFRDQDMLDAVASALARDGERLQAEQSGAALRQAFEALTQREREVLRFVVAGLMNKQIAAELNLSEVTVKVHRGQVMKKLAARSVADLVRMAEALGVEPLQRTT